The proteins below are encoded in one region of Peromyscus eremicus chromosome 10, PerEre_H2_v1, whole genome shotgun sequence:
- the Pgm2 gene encoding phosphopentomutase: protein MAAAAASPAPAPGVSGSGMDARLDQETAQWLRWDRNPLTSESVKQLVAEGNKEELQKCFGARMEFGTAGLRAPMGAGISRMNDLTIIQTTQGFCRYLEKQFSDLKQRGVVISFDARAHPASGGSSKRFARLAATAFISQGVPVHLFSDITPTPFVPYTVSHLKLCAGIMITASHNPKQDNGYKVYWDNGAQIISPHDRGISQAIEENLEPWPQAWDESLIDSSPLLHNPSTSISKDYFEDLKRYCFHRSVNKESAVKFVHTSVHGVGHEFVQLAFKAFDLAPPEAVPQQKDPDPEFPTVKYPNPEEGKGVLTLSFELADKIKAKIILANDPDADRLAVAEKQDSGEWKVFSGNELGALLGWWLFTSWKEKNQDRSTLKDTYMLSSTVSSKILRAIALKEGFHFEETLTGFKWMGNRSKQLTDQGKTVLFAFEEAIGYMCCPFVLDKDGVSAAVISAELASFLATKNLSLSQQLKAIYVEYGYHITKASYFICHDQGTIQKLFGNLRNYDGKSNYPKTCGRFEISAVRDLTTGYDDSQPDKKAVLPTSNSSQMITFTFANGGVATMRTSGTEPKIKYYAELCAPPGNSDLEQLKKELDELVSAIEEHFFQPQKYNLQPRAE from the exons atggcggcggcagcggcgtcACCGGCACCAGCTCCGGGAGTCAGTGGCTCGGGCATGGACGCGCGACTAGACCAGGAGACCGCGCAGTGGCTGCGCTGGGACCGG AATCCCTTAACTTCGGAGTCAGTGAAACAACTCGTGGCTGAGGGTAATAAAGAAGAGCTACAGAAATGCTTTGGGGCCCGGATGGAGTTTGGGACAGCTGGCCTGCGAGCGCCCATGGGAGCAGGGATTTCTCGAATGAATGATTTGACTATCATCCAGACCACGCAG GGATTTTGCCGGTACCTGGAAAAGCAGTTCAGTGACCTGAAGCAGAGGGGCGTGGTGATCAGCTTCGATGCCAGAGCTCACCCGGCCAGCGGAGGCAGCAGCAAAAG GTTTGCCCGGCTGGCTGCCACTGCATTTATCAGCCAGGGGGTTCCCGTGCATCTCTTCTCTGATATAACCCCAACCCCATTTGTG CCCTACACAGTGTCACATCTGAAACTCTGTGCTGGGATCATGATCACGGCCTCGCACAACCCGAAGCAGGACAATGGCTATAAG GTCTACTGGGACAATGGAGCCCAGATCATCTCGCCACACGATCGAGGCATTTCTCAAGCTATTGAAGAAAATCTAGAGCCCTGGCCACAGGCTTGGGACGAGTCTTTGATTGACAGCAGTCCCCTGCTTCACAACCCCAGCACTTCCATCAGTAAGGACTACTTTGAAGACCTTAAAAGATACTGTTTCCACAG GAGCGTGAACAAGGAGAGCGCTGTGAAGTTTGTGCACACCTCTGTCCACGGCGTGGGTCATGAGTTTGTGCAGCTGGCATTCAAGGCCTTTGACCTTGCTCCTCCGGAAGCTGTTCCCCAACAGAAAGATCCAGATCCTGAGTTTCCAACTGTCAAATACCCGAATCCTGAGGAGGGTAAAGGTGTCTTG ACTTTATCTTTCGAGTTGGCTGACAAAATCAAGGCCAAAATTATCTTAGCCAATGACCCAGATGCTGACAGACTCGCTGTGGCAGAAAAGCAAGACAG TGGTGAGTGGAAAGTGTTCTCAGGCAATGAGCTGGGGGCCCTGCTGGGATGGTGGCTCTTCACTTCCTGGAAAGAAAAGAACCAAGATCGAAGTACCCTCAAAGACACATACATGCTGTCCAGCACCGTCTCCTCCAAAATCTTGCGGGCCATTGCCTTGAAGGAGGGCTTTCATTTCGAG GAAACATTAACTGGCTTCAAGTGGAtgggaaacagaagcaaacaGCTGACAGACCAGGGGAAGACGGTCCTATTTGCATTTGAAGAGGCTATCG GGTACATGTGCTGTCCCTTTGTTCTGGACAAGGATGGAGTCAGTGCGGCTGTCATCAGTGCAGAGCTGGCGAGCTTTCTAGCAACCAAGAATTTGTCTTTGTCCCAGCAGCTAAAGGCCATCTATGTGGA gTATGGCTATCATATTACCAAAGCTTCATATTTTATCTGCCACGATCAAGGCACCATTCAAAAATTATTTGGAAACCTAAGAAACTACGATGGGAAGAGTAATTATCCCAAAACATGTGGCAGATTTGAAATCTCTGCTGTCAGGGACCTTACAACCGGCTACGATGACAGTCAACCTGATAAGAAAGCT GTTCTTCCTACCAGTAACAGCAGCCAAATGATCACCTTCACCTTTGCTAATGGAGGTGTGGCGACCATGCGGACCAGCGGGACAGAGCCCAAAATCAAGTACTATGCCGAGCTGTGTGCTCCCCCTGGCAACAG